The nucleotide sequence GATGTCCGTGTCGAACTCCCCGCCCTTCATGCCCGCCACCAGGGATTCGATGGGAGGCTGGCTGGTGCCCTGGGCGAAGGGGGAAATGGCGCAGTCCACCACATCGGCGCCCGCCTCGAGGCCGGCGAAGTAGGCCATGGAGGCCATGCCGCTGGTGTAGTGGGAGTGAATCTGAACGGGGAGGCCGGTCTCCTTCTTGATGGTCCGGACGAGGGCGGCGGTCTCCACGGGGCTGATGATGCCGGCCATGTCCTTGATGCAGATGGAGTCGGCGCCCATGGATTTCATGTCCCGGGAGAGCTTGGCGAAGGCGTCGAGGGAGTGCACCGGGGACAGGGTGAAGGAGAAGGCGAGCTGCAGGTGGGCCCCTTCCTTCTTGATCTGGTCCGCGGCCACTTCCATGTTCCGGAGGTCGTTGAGGGCGTCGAAGACGCGGATGATGTCAAGGCCGTTGCCCACGGCCCGCTTCACGAACTCCCGGACGGTGTCGTCGGCGTAGTGGCGGTAGCCCACCACGTTCTGCCCCCGGAGGAGCATCTGGAGCTTGGTCTTCTTGAAGAGCTTCCGGAGGGTGCGGAGCCTCTCCCAGGGGTCCTCGTCGAGAAAACGCATGCAGGTGTCGAAGGTAGCCCCGCCCCAGACTTCCATGGAATGGAAGCCCACCTCGTCCATCATTTCGGCGATGGGGGTCATGTCCGAGATGCTCATGCGGGTGGCCATAAGGGACTGGTGTCCGTCCCGGAGACTCGTGTCGGTGATGCCGACCTTGCGGGGCGCCCCGTGGGGTGCGAAGGATTCGGCGGTTACAGCTTCAGGGACCGCCTTGACTTCCGCTGCTTCGGCCGGGGCGACGGGAACGGCAGGAGCCGCTGCCTTGTTCTTTTTTCCGTTCGTCATGTACTTTTCTCCTCCATACTTTTTGTGTTATTTTCCGTGCTTTTGTTCTCAATCCGCCGTGAGAGGCGAAGACTTCGCTTTTTCCCAGAGCCGGTCCAGCTCTTCGAGGGTATATTCTTTCCAGGGCCGGGACTCTTCAGCCACATACTGCTCCACCCTGCGGAACCGCCCGGAAAATTTCCTGTTGGCCCTTCCCAGAGCGGAGTCGGGGTTCACGCCGAGGTGGCGCGCAAGGTTGACGGCGGCGAAGAGAAGATCGCCCACCTCGTCCTCTATTTTTTCAGGGACGCCGTCCTCCGCGGCCTCCCGGATTTCGTTCATTTCTTCCTCCACTTTAGCATACAGGGGAGAAAGATCGCCCTCGGGCCAGTCGAAACCCACATGGGCGGCCTTGCCCTGGATGCGGTAGGCCTTGGCCAGGGGGGGCATTCCTTCGGGCACGCCCGCGAGGAGGGAGGTGTCCTTCTTCTTTTTGTTTTCCTTTTCTTCGGTCTTGATCTGCTCCCAGTTCCGGAGCACCTCACCGCTTGTGTCGGCCCGGGAATCTCCGAACACGTGGGGGTGCCTGCGGACCAGTTTCTCCACCAGGCCACGGACCACGTCCTCAACTGAGAAAAGGCCCATCTCCGAGGCTATCTGGGCAATAAAAACCACCTGGAGCAGCACGTCGCCGCACTCCTCCCGGATGTCGGCAGAGTCGCCCCTGGTGACGGCATCCACCAGCTCGTAGGCTTCCTCCACGATGTAGGCGCGCAGGCTCTCGAGGGTCTGCTCCCGATCCCAGGGGCACCCGCCCGGAGCCCGCAGGCGGCTCATCACCGACACGAGCTCCCCGAAGGAGCCGCCGCAGTTTTCGTTCATTCACCGCACCTGCTTTCCGTGACGGAGGGCATGAAGCACGTCGGCCAGGCCGGCGGTTCCGCCCGGGCCGGTGATCTTTCCCTCCGACGCATACCAGTTCTTTCTCTTTTTCAGATCGTCGAACACGGACCCCCTGCCCCGGAGGACAGTGTCTCTTTTCCCGCATTCCACAGACAAGATACCATACTTTCCGCCCCGTGACCGCAGCAAAGATACTGAAAAGAGATTCTTCAGGGCCTCCGGCAGGGGACCGAACCTGTCCTGCACTTCCTTTTCAAGATCCCGGAGCTCCTCGGGCCCGTCGACACGGAGCAGCCGCCGGTAGAGGGCGATGCGAATGGTCTCCTGGGGGATGTAGGAGGCCGGTATGAGGCACGGGATGTCGGCCGCCACATCCGCCGATGAGGGGAGGGTTCCCCGGAGCTTCGCTATTTCCTCCTCCAGCATGGCGTAGTACAGGTACGAGTCCGCCCGGCCCCTTTCGCTGCCGTGCTGGGACGTACCCAGCAGGTCGCCGCTTCCCCGGATCCGAAGGTCCTCCAGGGCGAGGTCGTACCCCGCTCCCCCTTCGTTGAGGGTGGTGATGGCGTCCAGCCGCTCGAGGGTCTCCTTCCCCAGGGGGTGCCCCTCGGGGTAGAGGAAATAGGCGAAGGAAGATTCCTCCCTCCGGCCGACCCGGCCCCTGAGCTGGTACATCTGGGCGAGGCCGAGCTCCTGGCAGTCCTCCACGATGAGGGTGTTGGCCCCGGGAACGTCCAGTCCGCTCTCGATAATCGTGGTACAGAGAAGGATGTCAAGTTGTCTATTATAGAATTTCAGCATGGTCTCTTCAAGCTCGTTTTCCTTCATCCTCCCGTGGGCTATCCCGAGGGAGGCTGTGGGAAAGAGCTTCCGCAGAAAGGACGCCCGCTCGTCGAGACGGTAGATGCGGTTGGATACGTAGAAGACCTGTCCCCCACGCTCCAGCTCCCGAGCGACGGCCGATTTCACGAGCCCCGTGTTCCAGGGGCCCGCCGCCGTGATGACCGGCACCCGGTTATGGGGCGGCTCGTTGAGCAGGGAGATGCTCCTCATGCCTTTCAGGGAGAGGGCAAGGGTCCGGGGAATGGGGGTGGCGGAGAGCATGAGCACGTCCACGTTTTCCCGGGCTTCCTTGAGCTTTTCCTTGGACAGAACGCCGAAACGGTGCTCCTCGTCCACGATAATGAGGCCGAGATCCTTGAAGACCACGTCCTTCTGGAGCATCCGCGCCGTGCCGATGAGGATGTCAACCTTTCCGGACGCGGTTGCCTCCAGCACAAGGCGCTGCTCTTTTTTGGACGAAAACCTGGAGAGAAGGGCCACGTTCACCGGGAAACCCGTCATGCGGGCGGTGAAGGACATGTAGTGCTGCTGGGCAAGGATGGTGGTGGGCACCAGCACCGCCGCCTGCTTCCCTCCCTGGACGGCCTTGAAGGCGGCCCGGACGGCCACTTCGGTCTTGCCGTAGCCCACGTCGCCCACGAGAAGCCGGTCCATGGGGTAGGGGCTTTCCATGTCGGCGGCCACCTCGGCCGAGGCGGTGAGCTGGTCTTTGGTCTCCACGTGGGGGAAGGCTTCCTCGAACTCGCTGTACAGGCCGTCGGGAGGAGGAAAGGCGAAGCCCTCCACCAGCTCCCGTTTGGCGTAGAGCTCAAGCAGCCCCCGGACCTCCTGCTGCACCCGCTCCCTGGTTTTGGCTACGCTCTTTTTCCACTTGACGCCCCGGAGGGAGTCGAGACGGACGTCGCCGCTCATGTGGTCCGGCAGGGGGGTGATCTTGTGGAGCTGGAGGACGGGAAGAAAGAGGCGCTGGCTGCCGTCGAACTCGAGGATGAGGCTGTCCATCACCTCTCCGGCCACGGACACCTCCTCGGAACCCCGGAAGACGCAGAGGCCGTAGTCCTCGTGGACCAGGAGCTGCCCTTCCGACAGGCGGTCGCTCCACTCCCGGGGGGGAGCGGAGAGCATGCCCGGGCCGGTGATCTTTTCCGATATCCCCGCCAGCTCAAGGTCGGAAATGTAGGCGATGCGGGATTCGGGATCGAGGAACCCCTTCGAGAGGGTGCCGTCCACGGGATGAACGGAAGCCTCCTCGCCGAAGGAGAGAATGCGCCGGTTTTTCGTGGCGAGGAAGAGGGAATATCCGTCTTTCTTCCAGGAGTCGCACATCCACCGGAACTTGTCCATGTTGCCCCGGAAGGGAGAAATCTCCTCCAGGTTCACCCCTGCCTCCGAGAAGGAGGCCGACGCGGTGATCCTGAGCCTGGGCCGGGACGCGAGGCGGAGGAAGATCCCGTTCCAGCCGGGAAGGACGGCGCCCCTGCCTTCGGCCTCCACGATGTCCTTCCAGAGCAGAGCGTAGGAGTCGGCGGAGACTTCGATCTTTGCGGGCTCGAAGAAGACGGAGACGGCGTTTTCCGGAAAAAGGGAGAAGAGGGAGGCTTCCTTCGACGTGCTGAGGGAGTGGATGTCGGCTCCGTCGAGCAGTCCCACGCTGGTCTGGGTGCGGGGAGAGAAGCTGCGGACGCTTTCGACGGTCTCGTCGAAGAACTCGAACCGCAGGGGGTGGGCGTAGGCCGGGTCGAACACGTCCAGAATGTAGCCCCGGAAGATGAACTGCCCCGGAGCCCAGACGATGTCGGACCGTTCGTACCCTGCATGGACGAGCCAGTCGAGAAGGTTCTCCCGGCGGTACTCCTTTCCGGCGGTGATGCGGATATCCCGGCTGCCCTTGTAGACGGGACCGAGAAGGGCGCCACCGCTTGCGGCGAGGATGCCCCCTTCTTCCCTCCACCGGGAGAGGGTTTCCCCCCGCTGGACGGGAAGAGCCCTGTCCGCCACGCCGTGGGGCGTCAGGGGAATTTCGTGCAGCAGCCGGACCCGCTCTCCGGGGAAGAGGGTCTCCCAGTCGGAGCAGAACAGGGCGGCCTGCTTCGTGTCGGGAAAGACAAGGAGAGCGGGGGTTGCGGGATTTCTGCAGACCCAGCACCGGGCAGCGCCGTCGAGGGGAAGGTGAAGAGCAGTGCCTCCCGTCCAGAGGCGTTCGTCGAGATCCCAGATTCTGTTCCCCGTGGGGGCGGGAGCGTTTCTCATATCATTCTCCATCCTGTAAAAAAAGGCGGCGGGTATCCCGCCGCCTCGTCAGACCGTTGCGTTGATCGTGTTCATCGCCTTGTCGGCGCCTTCGGTACACCAGAGCTCCACCGCGTCGGCCGCCCGGTCGAGCAGGCCGGGCAGTTCCGAGCGCTCGTTTCCCGAGAAGGCTCCGAGAACCCAGGACACAATATTCTCTCCGGGGGCTGCTCCCACGCCGACCCGCAGCCTGCAGACCTCCAGGGTTCCCGCCGTCCCGAGGACGGACAGCATTCCCTTGTGGCCTCCCGCGGAGCCTTTCTTCCGCAGCCGGAGCTTCCCGTAGGGAAGGGCCACGTCGTCGTACACCACCAGAACGTCGTCCTCCCAGGAGAGGGAAAAATAGTCCGCCGCCTCCCGGACGGCCCTGCCGCTGAGGTTCATGTAGGTCAGCGGCTTGAGGAGAAGAAGCTTTTCCCCGTTCCGGAAATGGGTCCAGGCCATGGACGAGAACTGCATCCTCGGGGAACCGCAGGAATACCGGTTCACAAGGTGATCCACCACGAGCCATCCCGCGTTGTGCCTTGAAAAGACGTACTCCGGCCCGGGGTTGCCCAATCCGGCGATGATTTTCAACCGGGGCTACTCCTCCTCGGACTTGGCCTTGCCCTTGGCGACGACTTCCACTTCCTTCTGCTCCTCCGCCGTTTCCTCCGCCTCGGAGACGCCCCTGGGGATCATCACGGCCACCACGACTTCGTCCGGGTCGGAGAGGACGGAAGCTCCCTCGGGAACGGCGATGTCCTTCACGTGGACCATGGCGCCGAGCTTCATGGAGGAGACGTCCACGGCGACGGAATCGGGGATCTGGCCGGGAAGCACTTCCATGGAAATTTCACGGAGGAGATGGTCGATGACGCCGCCGAGCTTCACTCCGGCGCAGACATCACGGCCCACGAGCTCCACGGGCACGTTCACCGTGAGCTTGTGGCCCTTCACGAGCTGCATGAAGTCCACGTGGAGAATCTTTCCGTTGAGGATGTCCTTCTGGACTTCCCTCATGATGGCCATTTCTTCCTTGCCGCCGGGCAGGGTGAGAAGCATGGTCTGGGTCTCCCAGTGGCCGGAAGCGGCAACTTTCGCGATGTCAGAGAGCTTCACCTTCGCAGGGACAGACTCGGGATACTCGGGACCATAAACGACGCAGGGGACATACCCCGCGGGGCGCAGCTTGCTGCAGGCTTCCTTGCCTTTTCCTTCCCGTGCTTCAAGAACTACCTTCACATTTTCCGACATAACCGACACATCCTCCTTAAAATACGATCCCCGCCGCAGAAGCAGGAAAATTTACAACAGCCTAGTCAAAAAGACTGCTTACCGAACGGTCGCTGTGAACCCTCAAAATGGCTTCCGCGAAAAGGGGGGCTATTGACAATTGAATGATTTTATCCGATTTCTTGCTCTCAGGCAATGGGATTGTGTCGGTCAAAACAACCTCGTCGATCCCGGAATTCTCAAGACGCTCCAGCGCAGGCCCCGAGAGCACGCCGTGGGTGGCGCAGGCGAAGACCTTCACCGCTCCCCTGTCCTTGATGAGGGCAGCGGCGTTGCAGATGGTGCCGGCGGTGTCGATGATGTCGTCCACCAGGACGGCGGTCTTCCCCTCGACGTCGCCGATGATGTCCATGACCTCGCAGAGGTTGGCCACTTCGTGGGACCGCCGCTTGTCCACGATGGCCAGGTCGGCCTTCAGGCTGCCGGCGAACTTCCTGGCCCGGACCACCCCTCCCACGTCGGGGGCCACCACCACCAGGGCACCGCAGGCCCGGCTTCCGGCGATGTTCTCCTTGAAGTAGCTTCCAAGAAGGGGCATGCCAGTGAGATGGTCCACGGGAATGTCGAAAAATCCCTGGATCTGCCCGGCATGGAGGTCGGCGGAGATGACCCTGTCGGCCCCGGCGCCGGTGAGCAGGTTGGCCATGAGCTTCGCGGAGATGGGGTCCCGGGGCTTGGTCTTTCTGTCCTGGCGGGCGTAGCCGAAGTAGGGGCAGACCACGTTGATCCGGTAGGCCGATGCCCGCTTCAGGGCGTCGATCATGATCAGAAGCTCCACCAGGTTCTCGTTCACGGGGTTGCAGGTGGGCTGCACGACGAAGACGTCCGCCCCCCGGACGCTCTCCTCTATGGAAAGGCCGATCTCTCCGTCGGAAAAGCGGAAGTGCTTCGCCCGGGAAAGCTCGATCCCCAGTTCACTGCAGATTCTGCGCGCAAAGGACGGATGAGCCGTTCCGGAAAAGATCTTCAGCTCCCGCGTGTTGGTCCCCATCATTTCTGGTGTCCTCCTCCATTCGCCGTTTTCCTTTTTCTCTCAGCCCATCCTTCGATGTTCCGCTGCCGTGCCCGGCCGACCGCGAGGGCCCCGTCGGGCACATCCTGGGTGACCACCGAGCCCGCCGCCGTGGTGGTGTCGTCCCCCAGGGTCACCGGCGCCACGAGCATGGTATCGCTGCCCACGAAGCACCGGTCACCGATCACCGTGGGGTTCTTGTTCACCCCGTCGTAGTTGCAGGTGATGGTGCCCGCGCCGATGTTGGTATCCTCGCCCACCGTGGCGTCGCCCATGTAGGCGAGATGGGGAACCTTGCTCCCCCTGCCGATGCGGGATTTCTTGATTTCCACGAACTTGCCCCCCTGGGCTTTTTCGGCGAACTCAGCCCCGTCCCGGATGACGATGAAGGGCCCCACCTTCGAGCCGTCGCCCAGCACGCTGTCGCTGAGGACGGCATGGCTCACCACCTCGGCGCCGCACCCCAGGGTCATGTTCCTGAGGACG is from Aminivibrio pyruvatiphilus and encodes:
- a CDS encoding pyruvate carboxylase subunit B, coding for MTNGKKNKAAAPAVPVAPAEAAEVKAVPEAVTAESFAPHGAPRKVGITDTSLRDGHQSLMATRMSISDMTPIAEMMDEVGFHSMEVWGGATFDTCMRFLDEDPWERLRTLRKLFKKTKLQMLLRGQNVVGYRHYADDTVREFVKRAVGNGLDIIRVFDALNDLRNMEVAADQIKKEGAHLQLAFSFTLSPVHSLDAFAKLSRDMKSMGADSICIKDMAGIISPVETAALVRTIKKETGLPVQIHSHYTSGMASMAYFAGLEAGADVVDCAISPFAQGTSQPPIESLVAGMKGGEFDTDINLEKLVPIANHFKKVREKYSKIFVDLGGVDINVLMYQIPGGMYSNLVSQLKDQNALHRLPEVLNEVPRVRKEMGYPPLVTPTSQIVGTQATLNVLVGERWKIVPKEVRSYFLGQYGKPPAELDPAIQKKVIGDETPITCRPAENIAPELDAAAKAVEPWILQPEDVLSYVLFPAVAKDFLMRKFAREMKVDVGVAELVDGAGYPV
- the mazG gene encoding nucleoside triphosphate pyrophosphohydrolase translates to MNENCGGSFGELVSVMSRLRAPGGCPWDREQTLESLRAYIVEEAYELVDAVTRGDSADIREECGDVLLQVVFIAQIASEMGLFSVEDVVRGLVEKLVRRHPHVFGDSRADTSGEVLRNWEQIKTEEKENKKKKDTSLLAGVPEGMPPLAKAYRIQGKAAHVGFDWPEGDLSPLYAKVEEEMNEIREAAEDGVPEKIEDEVGDLLFAAVNLARHLGVNPDSALGRANRKFSGRFRRVEQYVAEESRPWKEYTLEELDRLWEKAKSSPLTAD
- a CDS encoding DEAD/DEAH box helicase, with the translated sequence MRNAPAPTGNRIWDLDERLWTGGTALHLPLDGAARCWVCRNPATPALLVFPDTKQAALFCSDWETLFPGERVRLLHEIPLTPHGVADRALPVQRGETLSRWREEGGILAASGGALLGPVYKGSRDIRITAGKEYRRENLLDWLVHAGYERSDIVWAPGQFIFRGYILDVFDPAYAHPLRFEFFDETVESVRSFSPRTQTSVGLLDGADIHSLSTSKEASLFSLFPENAVSVFFEPAKIEVSADSYALLWKDIVEAEGRGAVLPGWNGIFLRLASRPRLRITASASFSEAGVNLEEISPFRGNMDKFRWMCDSWKKDGYSLFLATKNRRILSFGEEASVHPVDGTLSKGFLDPESRIAYISDLELAGISEKITGPGMLSAPPREWSDRLSEGQLLVHEDYGLCVFRGSEEVSVAGEVMDSLILEFDGSQRLFLPVLQLHKITPLPDHMSGDVRLDSLRGVKWKKSVAKTRERVQQEVRGLLELYAKRELVEGFAFPPPDGLYSEFEEAFPHVETKDQLTASAEVAADMESPYPMDRLLVGDVGYGKTEVAVRAAFKAVQGGKQAAVLVPTTILAQQHYMSFTARMTGFPVNVALLSRFSSKKEQRLVLEATASGKVDILIGTARMLQKDVVFKDLGLIIVDEEHRFGVLSKEKLKEARENVDVLMLSATPIPRTLALSLKGMRSISLLNEPPHNRVPVITAAGPWNTGLVKSAVARELERGGQVFYVSNRIYRLDERASFLRKLFPTASLGIAHGRMKENELEETMLKFYNRQLDILLCTTIIESGLDVPGANTLIVEDCQELGLAQMYQLRGRVGRREESSFAYFLYPEGHPLGKETLERLDAITTLNEGGAGYDLALEDLRIRGSGDLLGTSQHGSERGRADSYLYYAMLEEEIAKLRGTLPSSADVAADIPCLIPASYIPQETIRIALYRRLLRVDGPEELRDLEKEVQDRFGPLPEALKNLFSVSLLRSRGGKYGILSVECGKRDTVLRGRGSVFDDLKKRKNWYASEGKITGPGGTAGLADVLHALRHGKQVR
- the pth gene encoding aminoacyl-tRNA hydrolase, translated to MKIIAGLGNPGPEYVFSRHNAGWLVVDHLVNRYSCGSPRMQFSSMAWTHFRNGEKLLLLKPLTYMNLSGRAVREAADYFSLSWEDDVLVVYDDVALPYGKLRLRKKGSAGGHKGMLSVLGTAGTLEVCRLRVGVGAAPGENIVSWVLGAFSGNERSELPGLLDRAADAVELWCTEGADKAMNTINATV
- a CDS encoding 50S ribosomal protein L25; the encoded protein is MSENVKVVLEAREGKGKEACSKLRPAGYVPCVVYGPEYPESVPAKVKLSDIAKVAASGHWETQTMLLTLPGGKEEMAIMREVQKDILNGKILHVDFMQLVKGHKLTVNVPVELVGRDVCAGVKLGGVIDHLLREISMEVLPGQIPDSVAVDVSSMKLGAMVHVKDIAVPEGASVLSDPDEVVVAVMIPRGVSEAEETAEEQKEVEVVAKGKAKSEEE
- a CDS encoding ribose-phosphate diphosphokinase, with the protein product MGTNTRELKIFSGTAHPSFARRICSELGIELSRAKHFRFSDGEIGLSIEESVRGADVFVVQPTCNPVNENLVELLIMIDALKRASAYRINVVCPYFGYARQDRKTKPRDPISAKLMANLLTGAGADRVISADLHAGQIQGFFDIPVDHLTGMPLLGSYFKENIAGSRACGALVVVAPDVGGVVRARKFAGSLKADLAIVDKRRSHEVANLCEVMDIIGDVEGKTAVLVDDIIDTAGTICNAAALIKDRGAVKVFACATHGVLSGPALERLENSGIDEVVLTDTIPLPESKKSDKIIQLSIAPLFAEAILRVHSDRSVSSLFD